The genomic window GCCCACGCCGTGAAGCGGGCCGGCAAGGTCCGCACCCTGGTGAAGAACACGCTCCTGTACCTCGTGATGACCGCCATCGCGCTGCTGATGGTCTTCCCGTTCCTCTGGCTGCTCTCGACCTCGTTCAAGACGGCCTCCAACGTGTACGCCTTCCCGCCGCAGATGATCCCCAACCCGGCAACGCTGGACAATTACGTCGGCGTGACCAAGATGGTGCCCATCTGGCGGTACCTGAAGAACACGGCGATCATCACCGCCCTGGGCGTGGGGCTGAACGTGCTCTTCAGCACCCTGGCCGCATACCCCCTGGCCCGGATGCGCTTCCCCGGTCGGGACATCATATTCGGCGCCCTGCTCAGCACCATGATCATCCCCAACGGCGCGGGCATGATCGTCAACTACATGACCCTGCGCACCCTGCGCCTCACCGACACCTTCCTGGGCGTCGTCCTGCCCAGCGCCGCCACCATCTTCTCCATCTTCCTCCTGCGGCAGGCCTACACCACCATCCCCAAGGAGCTGGAGGAGGCCGCCCGAATTGACGGAGCGGGTGATCTCTTCATCTGGTGGCGAATTATGGTACCATTGATCCGACCGACGCTCCTCACCGTGGTCATTTTCGACTTCATGGCGCACTGGAACTCCTTCATCTGGCCCGTGGTCGTGATGAAGAGTCCCGACAACTATCCGCTGGCAGCCGGGCTGCTCTACCTGCAGGGGCAGTTCTCCTACAACTTCCTCTACCTGGCGGCCGGAACGGTCATCTCCATCACGCCGATGATCATCCTCTTCCTGCTGCTGCAGAAGTACTTCATCAACGGCGTCGCCGGTGCCGTGAAGGGCTAGGTGCGCCTCGCCAGCCGATTGGAGGTCGTATGACGATGGGAAATGCAGAACCGCAAACGGGTCTCCTCCTGCGCATCCAGTCGATCCTCGCATCGCTGACCCGCGCTGAGCGGCGCGTGGCCGACGCGGTGCTGAGCGACCCCAAGGCGGCCATCTTCGACTCGGTGACGGACCTGGCCGAGAAGGCCGGGGTGGGCGAGACCACGGTCCTGCGCTTCTGCAGGACCCTTGGCTGCCGGGGCTACCAGGAGTTCAAGCTGATGCTCGCCCGCGACGAGTCGCTGGGCGCCCGCGGCCTGGGCGAGGACCTGGAGGAGTCGGACGACCCCGGCGCCATCCTCACCAAGGTCACGC from Symbiobacterium terraclitae includes these protein-coding regions:
- a CDS encoding carbohydrate ABC transporter permease, encoding MTAHAVKRAGKVRTLVKNTLLYLVMTAIALLMVFPFLWLLSTSFKTASNVYAFPPQMIPNPATLDNYVGVTKMVPIWRYLKNTAIITALGVGLNVLFSTLAAYPLARMRFPGRDIIFGALLSTMIIPNGAGMIVNYMTLRTLRLTDTFLGVVLPSAATIFSIFLLRQAYTTIPKELEEAARIDGAGDLFIWWRIMVPLIRPTLLTVVIFDFMAHWNSFIWPVVVMKSPDNYPLAAGLLYLQGQFSYNFLYLAAGTVISITPMIILFLLLQKYFINGVAGAVKG